In one window of Clavelina lepadiformis chromosome 4, kaClaLepa1.1, whole genome shotgun sequence DNA:
- the LOC143452595 gene encoding uncharacterized protein LOC143452595 isoform X2, with the protein MGNLGFRLEFRFAELEALYKPRMLSLTALLSQACHAVSVAVTMQAGKEQELKLAAKLKTELCDRHGREKNPVECAEIFHKIGVIYMNRAHLTQDKLCFIQSATLLNAAIVRDPENKAKVEDDLNTLSRCLLKAANAEGDILRESRRVKERVEKMRDDAKSELKKSENMPENAEGDELRQLEESKIARIQKIMEKVTNDFKAIMKGIAEFCSDIMGESPCDYALAGMGSLARGDVTPYSDFQSLIVLQEGVQYWPNYEAILEYYRWFFVIFQVVLINLGETVIPFAAIPTLNDLNPANGCWYRDICTKNGIFAHAFDPYASNDHLDSFFAAETPSFATILIEPPSSLADYLHSSGNGQDDISCSCHVAGSVAVYEEFENQVRVKLSSEDTTASGIRDHIKKCLEHLGMRNQLFYASDSEGCDVKKVIYRSLSVFISALGRLFRLKAASCFEITLQLSRHGLSEEFAHKLNYALAVACEVLMKVYCEKEAHDGWVDEWSMEISEVGELSQTVGAKSLIDFFLITHSLQCDFAKYFQISLTDFYGNPEVLVTLANCYLRRFEKAVHFGTVFLSNDSSESPVQDLTLDTSIFGRSYSKIQQYLDIAKGIMAPGLSQSFVELVSPSRDNADTMHAMSKCLIRLFMFKEALLLSEHELTVRNKLPEYQKKAADKASWLNIRGLIWNELGESKQSLLEVKKSLNAFATLDNEDKIKFEIVLHLNVGVLCQAQQQSDEAITLNMKQNLIGDIRADKDAAIICCNLGQCLVALNRLSEALSYFQQGLEIWKKVDEAVFKDDLMRRFTSGIKFCSASGFKDSFQYKYALEIQKERSKHIEDVSTDASMDTGSVYWQSYGSCLKNMKLYVEALHAFNNELRLRKQTSLNENTDNNLANCFNHTGICLDNLKEHEKALERYEQALEIMKRISPNANKDINIAAVFANAGVCLGNLKKHKNAFKMIENALEIQKKVLSHRSTENLVVDYLRLIKILLRNFEQQNKIEETPAVVKKIFPDADTDARFANLSIFSENYENRNKVLKKIHNELEMQKKILSQKSADSHVIERLILIENFLNNLKQHEKVLEASKEANRSEPSESDEEPFEYMPVQTTDVVGNKGGRVEFEGCVIEIPEGAMNENMFFVFTLIYDDEEENIDKMKLTPTLKCSPSYKFEKPVTITLPTCYLPDKSDVLVTPRTHDGKDWRPLGNVPHHDKYSLSFETMSFCGKDFVGNRSDFSSKRLLFKCSMVHKNSRNPHINWWILSYMGQNTAENRGQRCFIGEVRSDQNLILKLTSDNVVFDHRESVIDSSELFRHPTKVRRQFSICQADYSMILEEDSSFDFEIVAENTGIQLHEGNISLASLSATETTASPDECDFNGNQVTVDSASQDVYEHHLDNDNIYKVVQKPKAHVLFLYNTRFPTWPTEADLRQIEPTLDLLRQLFQGLGCEVNVRPNLKAHEMRQTITNFSRDDQHTDFCVLFIISHGGHISGQDVVYGTDGDYLTISEVVNNFTPNNPSLLEKPKLLFFHCCRGGVIDIGVRPATLPTAPHSDLEQEIERLLEEYERHHPDNSNNIPRSLHIATVQSTLEGYVSSFGRFFFAVVNVFSRNAKDDHFMDLMTKVTRAMGRRTPQLSRQLPVVVSHLDKSLYFFPGCDY; encoded by the exons ATGGGAAATCTAGGGTTTAGGTTGGAGTTTAGGTTTGCGGAACTTGAAGCTTTGTACAAGCCAAGG ATGCTTAGTTTAACTGCACTATTGAGCCAGGCATGTCACGCAGTTAGTGTTGCTGTTACAATGCAAGCAGGGAAGGAGCAAGAGCTGAAACTTgcagcaaaattaaaaactgaacTCTGTGACAGACATGGCCGCGAGAAGAATCCGGTTGAGTGCGCTGaaattttccacaaaattGGCGTCATTTACATGAATCGAGCTCACCTGACCCAGGATAAACTCTGTTTCATTCAAAGTGCAACGTTGCTGAATGCTGCGATTGTTAGAGACCCCGAAAACAAAGCGAAAGTAGAAGACGACCTCAATACACTGTCACGGTGTCTTCTCAAAGCAGCCAATGCCGAAGGTGACATATTGCGAGAGTCCAGACGTGTGAAAGAGCGGGTTGAAAAGATGAGAGACGATGCAAAGAGTGAGCTAAAAAAGTCGGAGAACATGCCCGAAAATGCAGAAGGAGATGAACTGAGACAACTTGAGGAGTCAAAAATTGCTCGAATTCAGAAAATAATGGAAAAAGTAACAAACGACTTTAAAGCCATAATGAAAGGGATTGCCGAGTTCTGCAGCGACATAATGGGGGAATCACCTTGTGATTATGCTTTGGCTGGAATGGGATCATTGGCTCGTGGTGACGTAACGCCTTATTCGGATTTTCAAAGTCTCATTGTATTGCAAGAAGGTGTCCAGTATTGGCCGAATTATGAAGCAATCTTGGAATATTATCGATGgttctttgttatttttcaagttgttcTGATAAATCTTGGTGAAACCGTGATCCCTTTTGCTGCCATTCCAACTCTGAATGATTTAAATCCCGCAAACGGATGTTGGTATCGTGATATTTGCACAAAAAACGGAATTTTTGCCCACGCTTTTGACCCTTACGCAAGCAATGATCATCTCGATAGCTTTTTCGCAGCGGAGACGCCGTCTTTTGCTACAATTTTGATCGAACCTCCAAGTTCATTGGCAGATTATTTGCACAGCAGTGGGAATGGTCAAGATGATATCTCTTGCAGTTGCCATGTTGCTGGAAGTGTTGCTGTTTATGAAGAATTTGAAAATCAAGTCAGAGTTAAACTATCGTCTGAAGATACCACAGCATCTGGCATTCGTGATCACATCAAAAAATGCTTGGAACATTTGGGAATGAGAAACCAGCTGTTTTATGCAAGTGATTCCGAAGGCTGTGATGTTAAGAAAGTAATTTACAGAAGCTTATCTGTTTTCATATCAGCTCTTGGAAGATTGTTTAGGCTCAAAGCAGCGTCCTGCTTTGAAATTACCCTTCAGCTTTCAAGACATGGTTTATCTGAAGAATTTGCCCACAAGTTAAACTATGCATTGGCCGTCGCTTGTGAAGTTCTTATGAAAGTTTACTGTGAAAAGGAAGCCCATGATGGCTGGGTTGATGAATGGTCCATGGAAATAAGCGAGGTTGGTGAACTGAGTCAGACTGTCGGGGCAAAAAGTCTCATTGATTTCTTCCTGATAACTCATTCATTGCAATGCGACTTCGCGAAATACTTTCAAATATCATTGACAGATTTCTATGGAAATCCGGAAGTGTTGGTGACATTAGCCAATTGTTACCTTCGACGGTTTGAGAAAGCCGTCCACTTCGGAACTGTTTTTCTGAGCAATGATTCAAGCGAGAGTCCAGTTCAGGACCTTACCTTGGACACATCCATTTTTGGGAGGAGCTACTCAAAAATTCAGCAGTACCTGGATATTGCTAAAGGTATCATGGCACCTGGATtgtcgcaaagctttgttgaACTAGTTTCGCCTTCACGAGATAATGCTGATACAATGCATGCAATGTCTAAATGTTTGATAAgactttttatgtttaaagaAGCATTGTTGTTAAGTGAACATGAATTGACTGTGAGGAATAAACTTCCTGAATACCAAAAAAAGGCAGCAGACAAAGCAAGTTGGTTGAATATACGTGGTCTTATCTGGAATGAATTAGGTGAAAGTAAGCAATCTTTGTTAGAAGTAAAGAAATCTCTAAATGCCTTTGCCACATTAGACAACgaagacaaaataaaatttgagaTAGTTCTTCATTTAAATGTTGGTGTTTTATGCCAAGCACAGCAACAAAGTGATGAAGCTATAACTTTGAATATGAAGCAGAACTTAATCGGGGATATCAGGGCTGATAAGGACGCCGCTATTATATGCTGCAATCTCGGGCAATGTTTGGTTGCTCTTAACCGACTGTCAGAAGCTCTTTCCTATTTTCAACAAGGTTTGGAGATTTGGAAGAAAGTTGATGAAGCTGTTTTCAAAGATGATTTGATGAGGAGGTTTACCTCAGGAATCAAATTCTGTTCTGCATCAGGTTTTAAAGACTCATTTCAATACAAATATGCACTGGAAATACAAAAAGAAAGATCTAAACACATCGAAGATGTTTCAACTGATGCGAGCATGGATACCGGTTCCGTCTACTGGCAGAGCTATGGCAGTTGCCTAAAAAACATGAAACTGTATGTAGAAGCTCTGCATGCATTCAACAATGAACTACGATTAAGAAAGCAAACATCACTGAATGAAAACACTGACAATAACTTGGCCAATTGTTTCAATCATACTGGAATTTGTCTGGATAATCTCAAAGAACATGAGAAAGCACTGGAGAGGTATGAACAGGCACTGGAAATTATGAAGCGGATATCACCAAATGCAAACAAGGATATCAACATTGCTGCCGTATTCGCCAACGCTGGCGTTTGTCTAGGAAACctgaaaaaacacaaaaatgcatTCAAAATGATTGAAAATGCACTTGAAatacagaaaaaagttttatcacATAGAAGCACTGAAAATCTTGTGGTTGATTATCTTCGTCTGATTAAAATTCTTCTTCGCAACTTTgaacagcaaaacaaaattgaagaAACACCGGCTGTTGTAAAGAAAATCTTTCCCGATGCAGACACAGATGCACGCTTTGCAAATCTTAGTATTTTTTCAGAGAACTACGAAAATCGAAACAAAGttctgaaaaaaattcataacGAACTCGAAATGCAGAAAAAGATTTTATCCCAAAAAAGTGCCGACAGTCACGTTATCGAGCGACTCATTTTGATCGAAAACTTTCtgaacaatttaaaacaacacGAGAAAGTTTTGGAAGCTTCAAAGGAGGCCAACAGAAGCGAGCCAAGCGAAAGCGATGAGGAACCATTTGAGTATATGCCAGTCCAAACTACTGAC GTTGTAGGAAACAAAGGAGGTCGGGTTGAGTTTGAAGGTTGTGTGATTGAGATACCTGAAGGTGCCATGAACGAAAACATGTTCTTTGTTTTCACTCTGATCTATGACGACGAAGAAGAG AATATAGACAAGATGAAATTAACTCCTACTCTGAAATGTTCACCAAGTTACAAGTTTGAAAAGCCTGTCACCATAACTTTGCCGACCTGCTACTTGCCAGACAAGTCTGATGTGCTTGTCACT CCTCGAACTCATGACGGTAAGGATTGGCGTCCATTAGGGAATGTGCCCCATCATGACAAATACTCTCTGTCCTTTGAAACCATGTCATTTTGCgg AAAAGACTTTGTGGGCAATCGTAGTGACTTCAGCAGTAAACGGCTGCTGTTTAAATGTAGCATGGTTCATAAAAACTCAAGAAATCCTCACATTAATTGGTGGATTTTAAGTTATATGGGTCAGAACACAGCAGAGAACAGGGGCCAGAGATGCTTTATAGGTGAAGTCAG ATCAGACCAAAACTTGATCCTGAAACTAACAAGTGACAACGTTGTCTTCGATCACCGAGAATCCGTCATAGACAGCTCAGAGCTCTTTCGTCATCCAACCAAGGTCAGGCgtcaattttcaatttgccAAGCAGATTATTCCATGATTTTGGAGGAAGATTCTtcatttgattttgaaatcGTTGCTGAAAACACCGGCATCCAACTTCATGAAGGCAACATCAGTTTAGCTTCGTTGTCTGCAACAG AAACAACAGCATCACCAGATGAATGTGATTTTAATGGCAACCAAGTGACGGTGGATTCTGCTTCACAAGATGTCTACGAGCATCATTTGGACAACGATAAC ATCTACAAAGTTGTACAAAAACCAAAAGCACATGTCCTGTTCTTGTACAACACAAGATTTCCAACATGGCCCACAGAAGCTGATTTAAGACAAATTGAACCGACGTTGGACTTGCTCAGACAATTATTTCAAGGACTCGGTTGTGAAGTGAATGTCCGACCAAACTTAAAAGCTCAC GAAATGCGGCAAACTATAACCAACTTTTCCAGAGATGACCAACACACTGATTTTTGTGTTCTGTTTATTATCAGTCATGGTGGCCACA TTTCAGGTCAAGATGTGGTGTATGGAACAGACGGGGATTATTTAACCATCTCAGAGGTAGTTAACAATTTCACTCCTAATAACCCATCATTATTGGAAAAGCCTAAGTTGCTGTTTTTCCACTGCTGCAGAGGAG GTGTCATAGACATAGGTGTGAGACCAGCGACGCTACCAACAGCACCTCATTCAG ACCTGGAGCAAGAAATCGAACGTTTATTGGAGGAATACGAGAGACATCATCCTGACAACTCAAACAACATTCCAAGATCACTCCACATAGCAACCGTACAATCAACCCTGGAAG GTTATGTCAGTTCATTTGGAAGATTCTTTTTTGCGGTTGTGAACGTGTTTTCCAGAAATGCGAAAGATGATCATTTCATGGACCTGATGACGAAG GTGACTAGAGCGATGGGCCGCCGGACGCCACAGTTATCAAGGCAGCTGCCGGTAGTGGTATCACATCTTGATAAATCTCTCTACTTCTTCCCTGGTTGTGATTACTGA
- the LOC143452595 gene encoding uncharacterized protein LOC143452595 isoform X1 produces the protein MGNLGFRLEFRFAELEALYKPRMLSLTALLSQACHAVSVAVTMQAGKEQELKLAAKLKTELCDRHGREKNPVECAEIFHKIGVIYMNRAHLTQDKLCFIQSATLLNAAIVRDPENKAKVEDDLNTLSRCLLKAANAEGDILRESRRVKERVEKMRDDAKSELKKSENMPENAEGDELRQLEESKIARIQKIMEKVTNDFKAIMKGIAEFCSDIMGESPCDYALAGMGSLARGDVTPYSDFQSLIVLQEGVQYWPNYEAILEYYRWFFVIFQVVLINLGETVIPFAAIPTLNDLNPANGCWYRDICTKNGIFAHAFDPYASNDHLDSFFAAETPSFATILIEPPSSLADYLHSSGNGQDDISCSCHVAGSVAVYEEFENQVRVKLSSEDTTASGIRDHIKKCLEHLGMRNQLFYASDSEGCDVKKVIYRSLSVFISALGRLFRLKAASCFEITLQLSRHGLSEEFAHKLNYALAVACEVLMKVYCEKEAHDGWVDEWSMEISEVGELSQTVGAKSLIDFFLITHSLQCDFAKYFQISLTDFYGNPEVLVTLANCYLRRFEKAVHFGTVFLSNDSSESPVQDLTLDTSIFGRSYSKIQQYLDIAKGIMAPGLSQSFVELVSPSRDNADTMHAMSKCLIRLFMFKEALLLSEHELTVRNKLPEYQKKAADKASWLNIRGLIWNELGESKQSLLEVKKSLNAFATLDNEDKIKFEIVLHLNVGVLCQAQQQSDEAITLNMKQNLIGDIRADKDAAIICCNLGQCLVALNRLSEALSYFQQGLEIWKKVDEAVFKDDLMRRFTSGIKFCSASGFKDSFQYKYALEIQKERSKHIEDVSTDASMDTGSVYWQSYGSCLKNMKLYVEALHAFNNELRLRKQTSLNENTDNNLANCFNHTGICLDNLKEHEKALERYEQALEIMKRISPNANKDINIAAVFANAGVCLGNLKKHKNAFKMIENALEIQKKVLSHRSTENLVVDYLRLIKILLRNFEQQNKIEETPAVVKKIFPDADTDARFANLSIFSENYENRNKVLKKIHNELEMQKKILSQKSADSHVIERLILIENFLNNLKQHEKVLEASKEANRSEPSESDEEPFEYMPVQTTDMFTQTQVVGNKGGRVEFEGCVIEIPEGAMNENMFFVFTLIYDDEEENIDKMKLTPTLKCSPSYKFEKPVTITLPTCYLPDKSDVLVTPRTHDGKDWRPLGNVPHHDKYSLSFETMSFCGKDFVGNRSDFSSKRLLFKCSMVHKNSRNPHINWWILSYMGQNTAENRGQRCFIGEVRSDQNLILKLTSDNVVFDHRESVIDSSELFRHPTKVRRQFSICQADYSMILEEDSSFDFEIVAENTGIQLHEGNISLASLSATETTASPDECDFNGNQVTVDSASQDVYEHHLDNDNIYKVVQKPKAHVLFLYNTRFPTWPTEADLRQIEPTLDLLRQLFQGLGCEVNVRPNLKAHEMRQTITNFSRDDQHTDFCVLFIISHGGHISGQDVVYGTDGDYLTISEVVNNFTPNNPSLLEKPKLLFFHCCRGGVIDIGVRPATLPTAPHSDLEQEIERLLEEYERHHPDNSNNIPRSLHIATVQSTLEGYVSSFGRFFFAVVNVFSRNAKDDHFMDLMTKVTRAMGRRTPQLSRQLPVVVSHLDKSLYFFPGCDY, from the exons ATGGGAAATCTAGGGTTTAGGTTGGAGTTTAGGTTTGCGGAACTTGAAGCTTTGTACAAGCCAAGG ATGCTTAGTTTAACTGCACTATTGAGCCAGGCATGTCACGCAGTTAGTGTTGCTGTTACAATGCAAGCAGGGAAGGAGCAAGAGCTGAAACTTgcagcaaaattaaaaactgaacTCTGTGACAGACATGGCCGCGAGAAGAATCCGGTTGAGTGCGCTGaaattttccacaaaattGGCGTCATTTACATGAATCGAGCTCACCTGACCCAGGATAAACTCTGTTTCATTCAAAGTGCAACGTTGCTGAATGCTGCGATTGTTAGAGACCCCGAAAACAAAGCGAAAGTAGAAGACGACCTCAATACACTGTCACGGTGTCTTCTCAAAGCAGCCAATGCCGAAGGTGACATATTGCGAGAGTCCAGACGTGTGAAAGAGCGGGTTGAAAAGATGAGAGACGATGCAAAGAGTGAGCTAAAAAAGTCGGAGAACATGCCCGAAAATGCAGAAGGAGATGAACTGAGACAACTTGAGGAGTCAAAAATTGCTCGAATTCAGAAAATAATGGAAAAAGTAACAAACGACTTTAAAGCCATAATGAAAGGGATTGCCGAGTTCTGCAGCGACATAATGGGGGAATCACCTTGTGATTATGCTTTGGCTGGAATGGGATCATTGGCTCGTGGTGACGTAACGCCTTATTCGGATTTTCAAAGTCTCATTGTATTGCAAGAAGGTGTCCAGTATTGGCCGAATTATGAAGCAATCTTGGAATATTATCGATGgttctttgttatttttcaagttgttcTGATAAATCTTGGTGAAACCGTGATCCCTTTTGCTGCCATTCCAACTCTGAATGATTTAAATCCCGCAAACGGATGTTGGTATCGTGATATTTGCACAAAAAACGGAATTTTTGCCCACGCTTTTGACCCTTACGCAAGCAATGATCATCTCGATAGCTTTTTCGCAGCGGAGACGCCGTCTTTTGCTACAATTTTGATCGAACCTCCAAGTTCATTGGCAGATTATTTGCACAGCAGTGGGAATGGTCAAGATGATATCTCTTGCAGTTGCCATGTTGCTGGAAGTGTTGCTGTTTATGAAGAATTTGAAAATCAAGTCAGAGTTAAACTATCGTCTGAAGATACCACAGCATCTGGCATTCGTGATCACATCAAAAAATGCTTGGAACATTTGGGAATGAGAAACCAGCTGTTTTATGCAAGTGATTCCGAAGGCTGTGATGTTAAGAAAGTAATTTACAGAAGCTTATCTGTTTTCATATCAGCTCTTGGAAGATTGTTTAGGCTCAAAGCAGCGTCCTGCTTTGAAATTACCCTTCAGCTTTCAAGACATGGTTTATCTGAAGAATTTGCCCACAAGTTAAACTATGCATTGGCCGTCGCTTGTGAAGTTCTTATGAAAGTTTACTGTGAAAAGGAAGCCCATGATGGCTGGGTTGATGAATGGTCCATGGAAATAAGCGAGGTTGGTGAACTGAGTCAGACTGTCGGGGCAAAAAGTCTCATTGATTTCTTCCTGATAACTCATTCATTGCAATGCGACTTCGCGAAATACTTTCAAATATCATTGACAGATTTCTATGGAAATCCGGAAGTGTTGGTGACATTAGCCAATTGTTACCTTCGACGGTTTGAGAAAGCCGTCCACTTCGGAACTGTTTTTCTGAGCAATGATTCAAGCGAGAGTCCAGTTCAGGACCTTACCTTGGACACATCCATTTTTGGGAGGAGCTACTCAAAAATTCAGCAGTACCTGGATATTGCTAAAGGTATCATGGCACCTGGATtgtcgcaaagctttgttgaACTAGTTTCGCCTTCACGAGATAATGCTGATACAATGCATGCAATGTCTAAATGTTTGATAAgactttttatgtttaaagaAGCATTGTTGTTAAGTGAACATGAATTGACTGTGAGGAATAAACTTCCTGAATACCAAAAAAAGGCAGCAGACAAAGCAAGTTGGTTGAATATACGTGGTCTTATCTGGAATGAATTAGGTGAAAGTAAGCAATCTTTGTTAGAAGTAAAGAAATCTCTAAATGCCTTTGCCACATTAGACAACgaagacaaaataaaatttgagaTAGTTCTTCATTTAAATGTTGGTGTTTTATGCCAAGCACAGCAACAAAGTGATGAAGCTATAACTTTGAATATGAAGCAGAACTTAATCGGGGATATCAGGGCTGATAAGGACGCCGCTATTATATGCTGCAATCTCGGGCAATGTTTGGTTGCTCTTAACCGACTGTCAGAAGCTCTTTCCTATTTTCAACAAGGTTTGGAGATTTGGAAGAAAGTTGATGAAGCTGTTTTCAAAGATGATTTGATGAGGAGGTTTACCTCAGGAATCAAATTCTGTTCTGCATCAGGTTTTAAAGACTCATTTCAATACAAATATGCACTGGAAATACAAAAAGAAAGATCTAAACACATCGAAGATGTTTCAACTGATGCGAGCATGGATACCGGTTCCGTCTACTGGCAGAGCTATGGCAGTTGCCTAAAAAACATGAAACTGTATGTAGAAGCTCTGCATGCATTCAACAATGAACTACGATTAAGAAAGCAAACATCACTGAATGAAAACACTGACAATAACTTGGCCAATTGTTTCAATCATACTGGAATTTGTCTGGATAATCTCAAAGAACATGAGAAAGCACTGGAGAGGTATGAACAGGCACTGGAAATTATGAAGCGGATATCACCAAATGCAAACAAGGATATCAACATTGCTGCCGTATTCGCCAACGCTGGCGTTTGTCTAGGAAACctgaaaaaacacaaaaatgcatTCAAAATGATTGAAAATGCACTTGAAatacagaaaaaagttttatcacATAGAAGCACTGAAAATCTTGTGGTTGATTATCTTCGTCTGATTAAAATTCTTCTTCGCAACTTTgaacagcaaaacaaaattgaagaAACACCGGCTGTTGTAAAGAAAATCTTTCCCGATGCAGACACAGATGCACGCTTTGCAAATCTTAGTATTTTTTCAGAGAACTACGAAAATCGAAACAAAGttctgaaaaaaattcataacGAACTCGAAATGCAGAAAAAGATTTTATCCCAAAAAAGTGCCGACAGTCACGTTATCGAGCGACTCATTTTGATCGAAAACTTTCtgaacaatttaaaacaacacGAGAAAGTTTTGGAAGCTTCAAAGGAGGCCAACAGAAGCGAGCCAAGCGAAAGCGATGAGGAACCATTTGAGTATATGCCAGTCCAAACTACTGAC ATGTTTACACAAACCCAGGTTGTAGGAAACAAAGGAGGTCGGGTTGAGTTTGAAGGTTGTGTGATTGAGATACCTGAAGGTGCCATGAACGAAAACATGTTCTTTGTTTTCACTCTGATCTATGACGACGAAGAAGAG AATATAGACAAGATGAAATTAACTCCTACTCTGAAATGTTCACCAAGTTACAAGTTTGAAAAGCCTGTCACCATAACTTTGCCGACCTGCTACTTGCCAGACAAGTCTGATGTGCTTGTCACT CCTCGAACTCATGACGGTAAGGATTGGCGTCCATTAGGGAATGTGCCCCATCATGACAAATACTCTCTGTCCTTTGAAACCATGTCATTTTGCgg AAAAGACTTTGTGGGCAATCGTAGTGACTTCAGCAGTAAACGGCTGCTGTTTAAATGTAGCATGGTTCATAAAAACTCAAGAAATCCTCACATTAATTGGTGGATTTTAAGTTATATGGGTCAGAACACAGCAGAGAACAGGGGCCAGAGATGCTTTATAGGTGAAGTCAG ATCAGACCAAAACTTGATCCTGAAACTAACAAGTGACAACGTTGTCTTCGATCACCGAGAATCCGTCATAGACAGCTCAGAGCTCTTTCGTCATCCAACCAAGGTCAGGCgtcaattttcaatttgccAAGCAGATTATTCCATGATTTTGGAGGAAGATTCTtcatttgattttgaaatcGTTGCTGAAAACACCGGCATCCAACTTCATGAAGGCAACATCAGTTTAGCTTCGTTGTCTGCAACAG AAACAACAGCATCACCAGATGAATGTGATTTTAATGGCAACCAAGTGACGGTGGATTCTGCTTCACAAGATGTCTACGAGCATCATTTGGACAACGATAAC ATCTACAAAGTTGTACAAAAACCAAAAGCACATGTCCTGTTCTTGTACAACACAAGATTTCCAACATGGCCCACAGAAGCTGATTTAAGACAAATTGAACCGACGTTGGACTTGCTCAGACAATTATTTCAAGGACTCGGTTGTGAAGTGAATGTCCGACCAAACTTAAAAGCTCAC GAAATGCGGCAAACTATAACCAACTTTTCCAGAGATGACCAACACACTGATTTTTGTGTTCTGTTTATTATCAGTCATGGTGGCCACA TTTCAGGTCAAGATGTGGTGTATGGAACAGACGGGGATTATTTAACCATCTCAGAGGTAGTTAACAATTTCACTCCTAATAACCCATCATTATTGGAAAAGCCTAAGTTGCTGTTTTTCCACTGCTGCAGAGGAG GTGTCATAGACATAGGTGTGAGACCAGCGACGCTACCAACAGCACCTCATTCAG ACCTGGAGCAAGAAATCGAACGTTTATTGGAGGAATACGAGAGACATCATCCTGACAACTCAAACAACATTCCAAGATCACTCCACATAGCAACCGTACAATCAACCCTGGAAG GTTATGTCAGTTCATTTGGAAGATTCTTTTTTGCGGTTGTGAACGTGTTTTCCAGAAATGCGAAAGATGATCATTTCATGGACCTGATGACGAAG GTGACTAGAGCGATGGGCCGCCGGACGCCACAGTTATCAAGGCAGCTGCCGGTAGTGGTATCACATCTTGATAAATCTCTCTACTTCTTCCCTGGTTGTGATTACTGA